CGCCTGGATAGCGATGAAATCTGCGAAATTGAGGGTGTTTCGTGAAACCGGACGTGCCCTGCAGACGTCAAAGCGGGTGGACACTGCGGCCCGGGGTATGATATATGGCAGAATCAGGGTTCCCGGGGAGGCGCAGCCCCGGAAACGCAGCGTCAAACATCTGCGCAAAGGCGGTGGAGTCAGCCGCCGGCCCGGGCCGGCCTTGAAAGAACAGGGGCCCGGAGCAACAACGAACGAAAGGATGCGAGACCATGAAGAGAGTGGCTATTGTTGCACTCGCTGCGGTGTTGGCCCTCGGAGTGGCGGGATCTTCCAGCGCTCAGGGGTGGTTCAACGTTCAGGACACCAAGCCCAACACCATCAAGATTGGGGCGTACTGGCCGAGCGATGGTGACGTTCGCGACGCAACCGACTCGCTTTGGTTCGGGTTCGGGTATGAGCGGATCATCAACGAGATGGCGGACACCGGCGCGGTGATCACCGGCGAGGCTTCCTGGCTGGTTCAGTCCGATCTGAACATCGTCCCGTTGACGCTCAACTGGAAGAACTACGGCGTGGGCGGCGGCGCGCGCTCGTGGTACTGGGGCGCGGGCATCGGCGCTTATATCGTCAGCGCTGATTCCGGCGTCGCTTACAACGACGTGACGCGGTTGGGCTACAATGCCTTCGTCGGCATCCCGATCAACGACATGCTGGACTTCGAGCTGAAGTACCACTACATCAAGGTCTCCGGCGACAACGCCGGCGGCCTGTTCGCCACAGTGGGCTACAAGTTCTAAGTTCCAGTTCCGGGAGGAACGTTTCTTCCTCCGGTATGCTGAGGTGAAAGGGCGGTCCGGTCAGGGACCGCCCTTTTTGTTGAGCATTCCGCAGGAATCTGGCGACCCTCTGTTTGTTGGCTGCGGTGGGCGGCGGCTATAATGCCTCACGTGGACCGAGTGATCCTCATCACCAATGACGACGGGGTGCATTCCCGCGGCATTCTTGAGCTCAAGCAGGCCCTTCAGGATATGGGGGACGTGTATGTCGTCGCCCCGGACCGCGGCAGGAGTGCCTGCGGGCACGGAATCACCCTGCATAAACCTTTGCGCCTGAACAGGGTGACTCTGGCCGACGGTTCGGAAGCGTGGTCTACCTCGGGCCTGCCGACGGACTGTGTCCACATCGGCATCGGCGCGGTCTGTCCGCGGCGCCCGGATCTGGTCTTCTCAGGAATCAATCTCGGCGCCAACCTGGGATGGGAGCTCACCTACTCCGGCACGGTGGCCGGAGCCATGGAGGGTGCAGCCTTCGGAGTGCCTTCTGTAGCTATCTCCGTCACCACTTACGAAGATGGCGACGTATTCGGTCCGTCGGCGCGGTTTGCGCGCAGGTTGGCTGACATTTTGCTGGAACGTCCTTTGCCGGAGGGTGCATTCCTGAACGTCAACGTTCCAGCACTCCGCGAGCAGGATATCGCCGGCGTGGCGGTGACACGCCTTGGGATCCGGCGCTATCCGGGACGCGTGGAAGCTCGCCGCGATCCAGTCGGACGCACCTATTACTGGCTGGGCGGAGACGAACCGGAGGACGGGCTGGAGGAGGGCACGGACGTCCTCGCTGTGCGGCAACGGTTCATCTCCGTCACTCCGGTCCATCTGGATCTCACTGCCCACTCTGCCATCGAGCACGTGCGGACCTGGCCGCTGGATGGCTGTCTCGCCGGGGCCGGCTTGCCTGCGGCGGACTGATGGCCGCTCAGAAAATCGGCTCCAGGATCTCTCCCCTGATGCCCACCATCTTCACGTCAACGGGCACCTGTTTTCCGGCGGCAAGCACCGCCTGTTTGGCCGCCTGAACCAACCCGAAGCAGCAGGGAACCTCCATGTGCAGCACGGTGATGGATTGGATGTCGTTCATCTCCAGGATGGCGGTGAGTTTCTTCAGGTAGCCGCCAAGGTCATCGAACTTCGGACATCCGATCACAACTGCTCGACCCCGCAAAAAGTCCGGGTGGAACGATGCCAGCGCGAAAGGCGCGCAGTCGGCCGCGATCAACAGATGGGCATCCTGGAAATAGGGTGCTGCCGGGTTCACCAGGTTGATCTTGACGGGCCACTGCCGCAGCTCGCTCGGAGTAGAAGGCGCGTGGGCATCGTGCGCCGGGCGCGGGGCCTGTTCGCGGAAGTCCATCATGCGTGCTCCGGGGCACCCGCTATGGGCAGCCTGAGCGGCCCCCGGCGATTGCGCGGCGTGCGAGTGAGCATGATCGGCCGCTGAGATACCCTGTTCCCGCAGGCGCTTTTCGACGGCGGCCTCATCGAACTCTTCGGCCTCACGTTCCTCGATGGTGATGGCTCCCTTTGGACAGTGCCCCAGGCAGGCTCCCAGTCCGTCGCAGTAGCGTTCGGACACCAGCCTCGCCTTCCCGTCCACAATGGCCAGTGCGCCTTCCACGCAGTTCGGGATGCACAGACCGCATCCGTCGCACTTCTCTTCGTCTATGCGGATGATCTTCCGCAGCGTTGTGACAGCCATGTTCCGTCAGGTCTCCTTTTTCGCCGGGTTGGTGGAGAGTACGGGGCAACAGGCCCCGCTGTCAGTCTTATGATAGGCGTCACGGGGAAAGGGAGCCTTGACGGAGGTCAAGACCGCAAAAAGTCCGCTCCGCAGCGATAATGCTCAGCGGGCAGCTTCAGTCAGCCGCGAGATCTCGGCAGCCTTCTCGTCTGCCACGCGGGTGCTGAGGCCCACCCAGTACCGTTCCGGATTGCGCAGGCGGCGCATCTCGGGTGTAAGCTCGGCGATCCGCTCCTGCGCGTAAGCCCTGATGGTATGAATGTCGGGACCGGGTGCAACCCGCCGCCCGTCGCGAAGGACGCACTGCAACATCTCCACCGACTTCAGTTCCGGACCAAAGGTGCGGGTTCGAGCATACTCCACGCGGTTGTGAGACACGCACGCTTTCCCCGCCGGAACCTCCTCGTCCAGCGCCAGCAGCACGTCACCGACAGGCGCTCCGTCCGAACGGTAATACCGCACAACTCGCTTCGGTCCCGGATCGGTGGTCTTCTCGATGTTGGAGGACACCTTCATTTTGCTGGTCATCCGGCCGTTCTCTGCCACCGCCACCAGCTTGTAGACACCGCTGAGGGCAGGTTCGGAGCCTCCTGTGACGAGGTGGGTTCCCACGCCCCAAGAGTTGATCCGGGCTCCCTGGCGTTTCAGGTCGGCTATCAGTTCTTCGTCCAGGTCATTGGAGCCCACAATCAACGGATCCTCAAATCCCGCTTCCGTAAGAGTGCGGTGCGCCAGCTTGGAAAGATAGGCCAGGTCCCCGGAATCCAGCCGCACGGCAGCCCTGCCTTCCCAGCCCTGTTCCCTTCGGGCCTGCAGCACGTCAAGGGCCGCAGGCAGACCGTTCGCCGCCGTGTCATAGGTGTCTATCAGCAAGACGGGGTTCCTGGGGAAGATGTCCAGATACGCCTGGAAAGCCGTCTTTTCGTCGGGATAGCTCATGATCCAGGAATGAGCCATCGTGCCCAGCACGGGGATGCCAAGCAGTCTGCCGGCGAGCACGTTGGAGGTG
The sequence above is drawn from the Armatimonadota bacterium genome and encodes:
- a CDS encoding 4Fe-4S ferredoxin, whose translation is MAVTTLRKIIRIDEEKCDGCGLCIPNCVEGALAIVDGKARLVSERYCDGLGACLGHCPKGAITIEEREAEEFDEAAVEKRLREQGISAADHAHSHAAQSPGAAQAAHSGCPGARMMDFREQAPRPAHDAHAPSTPSELRQWPVKINLVNPAAPYFQDAHLLIAADCAPFALASFHPDFLRGRAVVIGCPKFDDLGGYLKKLTAILEMNDIQSITVLHMEVPCCFGLVQAAKQAVLAAGKQVPVDVKMVGIRGEILEPIF
- the surE gene encoding 5'-nucleotidase SurE — protein: MPHVDRVILITNDDGVHSRGILELKQALQDMGDVYVVAPDRGRSACGHGITLHKPLRLNRVTLADGSEAWSTSGLPTDCVHIGIGAVCPRRPDLVFSGINLGANLGWELTYSGTVAGAMEGAAFGVPSVAISVTTYEDGDVFGPSARFARRLADILLERPLPEGAFLNVNVPALREQDIAGVAVTRLGIRRYPGRVEARRDPVGRTYYWLGGDEPEDGLEEGTDVLAVRQRFISVTPVHLDLTAHSAIEHVRTWPLDGCLAGAGLPAAD
- a CDS encoding nicotinate phosphoribosyltransferase, encoding MERRIWPSEAMALLTDYYQLTMMAGYVHHGRQDTPAVFEYFFRALPSHTGFCVFAGLGDLLDDLENLHFSADAVEWLRSLGTLPDEFLDWLPEFRFRGEVWAMPEGTPVFPHEPIVRVHGGIAEAQLIETLLLNRLNFQTLVATKAARVCFAAEGDPVIEFGLRRAQGPDGALSASRAAYIGGCCGTSNVLAGRLLGIPVLGTMAHSWIMSYPDEKTAFQAYLDIFPRNPVLLIDTYDTAANGLPAALDVLQARREQGWEGRAAVRLDSGDLAYLSKLAHRTLTEAGFEDPLIVGSNDLDEELIADLKRQGARINSWGVGTHLVTGGSEPALSGVYKLVAVAENGRMTSKMKVSSNIEKTTDPGPKRVVRYYRSDGAPVGDVLLALDEEVPAGKACVSHNRVEYARTRTFGPELKSVEMLQCVLRDGRRVAPGPDIHTIRAYAQERIAELTPEMRRLRNPERYWVGLSTRVADEKAAEISRLTEAAR